In Thermomonas paludicola, the following are encoded in one genomic region:
- a CDS encoding NADP-dependent malic enzyme: protein MSDTPANDDLKQAALDYHRVSPKGKIKVTATKPMVTQRDLALAYSPGVAFACEEIAADPSKVSEYTARGNLVAVISNGTAVLGLGDIGPLAGKPVMEGKGVLFQKFAGIDVFDLEIDERDPDKLVDIIASLEPTFGGINLEDIKAPECFIVERKLRERMKIPVFHDDQHGTAIIVGAAILNALEVAGKNIAEVKLATTGAGAAGIACLDMLVALGVKPENILAFDRDGVIHAGRPNLDPDKARYARATDKRTLAEIVDGADVFLGLSAGGVLKADMVAKMAANPIILALANPYPEILPEDAKAVRPDAIIATGRSDYPNQVNNAVCFPYIFRGALDVGATQINEAMKLACVRAIAGLARQEASDLGAAYGGEVPTFGREYLIPRPFDPRLLTMLAPAVAQAAMDSGVASRPLADVGAYREKLGQFIHRTSLMMKPVYERARTDRKRVVYAEGEEFVVLRGVQTVIDEGLAFPILIGRPEVIETRIAKLGLRMRPGVDFELTNINDDPRFDDYWRQYHALTERRGVTPDAAKNLLRSRPTLIASLMVERGEADALICGLVGRYHKKLGYLRSVFDFEPGVTGTAAMTGVINDAGAWFFLDTHVQLDPSAEQIAEATLQASYRLKLFGIEPKVALLSHSNYGSHLDGSAGKMREAFEIIRRRAPKLEVDGEMMADTAWDEALRLRMFPNTTLKGRANLLVMPNLDAANIAYNLIRVATGGVAIGPILMGLDQPAHILTPASSSRRVVNMTAIAAVDAQIRGEMRARTG, encoded by the coding sequence ATGTCAGACACGCCCGCCAACGACGACCTGAAGCAGGCCGCTCTCGATTACCACCGGGTTTCGCCCAAGGGCAAGATCAAGGTGACGGCCACCAAACCGATGGTGACCCAGCGCGATCTGGCCCTGGCGTACTCGCCGGGCGTGGCGTTCGCCTGCGAGGAAATCGCGGCCGACCCGTCCAAGGTCAGTGAATACACCGCGCGCGGCAACCTGGTGGCGGTGATCAGCAACGGCACCGCGGTGCTGGGGCTGGGCGACATCGGTCCGCTGGCTGGTAAACCAGTCATGGAAGGCAAGGGCGTGCTGTTCCAGAAATTCGCCGGCATCGACGTCTTCGACCTGGAGATCGACGAACGCGATCCCGACAAGCTGGTGGACATCATCGCCAGCCTGGAGCCGACCTTCGGCGGCATCAATCTGGAAGACATCAAGGCACCGGAATGCTTCATCGTCGAGCGCAAGCTGCGCGAGCGGATGAAGATCCCGGTGTTCCACGACGACCAGCACGGCACCGCGATCATCGTCGGCGCGGCGATCCTGAACGCACTGGAAGTGGCGGGCAAGAACATTGCCGAGGTGAAGCTGGCCACCACCGGCGCCGGTGCCGCCGGCATCGCCTGCCTGGACATGCTGGTGGCGCTGGGGGTGAAGCCGGAAAACATCCTCGCGTTCGACCGCGACGGCGTGATCCACGCTGGCCGCCCGAATCTCGATCCCGACAAGGCCCGCTACGCGCGCGCCACCGACAAGCGCACGCTTGCCGAAATCGTGGACGGTGCCGACGTGTTCCTGGGCCTGTCCGCCGGTGGCGTGCTCAAGGCGGACATGGTGGCCAAGATGGCGGCCAACCCGATCATCCTGGCGCTGGCCAACCCCTACCCGGAGATCCTGCCGGAGGATGCCAAGGCCGTGCGCCCGGACGCCATCATCGCCACCGGTCGCAGCGACTATCCCAACCAGGTCAACAACGCGGTCTGCTTCCCGTATATTTTCCGCGGTGCGCTGGACGTGGGCGCCACCCAGATCAACGAGGCGATGAAACTGGCCTGCGTGCGCGCCATCGCCGGCCTGGCGCGCCAGGAGGCCTCCGACCTGGGCGCGGCCTATGGTGGCGAAGTGCCCACTTTCGGCCGCGAGTACCTGATCCCGCGCCCGTTCGATCCACGCCTGCTGACCATGCTGGCGCCGGCGGTGGCGCAGGCGGCGATGGACTCCGGGGTGGCGTCGCGCCCGCTGGCAGACGTTGGCGCCTATCGCGAGAAACTGGGCCAGTTCATCCATCGCACCAGCCTGATGATGAAGCCGGTGTACGAGCGCGCGCGCACCGACCGCAAGCGCGTGGTGTATGCCGAGGGCGAGGAGTTCGTGGTGCTGCGCGGCGTGCAGACGGTGATCGATGAAGGCCTGGCCTTCCCGATCCTGATCGGTCGCCCGGAGGTGATCGAGACCCGCATTGCCAAGCTCGGCCTGCGCATGCGGCCGGGCGTGGATTTCGAGCTCACCAACATCAATGACGACCCGCGTTTCGACGACTACTGGCGGCAGTACCACGCGCTGACCGAGCGCCGTGGCGTGACCCCCGACGCGGCCAAGAACCTGCTGCGCTCGCGGCCGACGTTGATTGCCTCGCTGATGGTGGAGCGCGGCGAAGCGGATGCGCTGATCTGCGGCCTGGTCGGGCGTTATCACAAGAAGCTGGGCTACCTGCGCAGCGTGTTCGACTTCGAGCCGGGCGTCACCGGGACGGCGGCGATGACCGGCGTGATCAACGATGCCGGCGCATGGTTCTTCCTCGACACCCACGTGCAGCTGGACCCGTCGGCCGAGCAGATCGCCGAGGCCACCCTGCAGGCCAGCTACCGGCTCAAGCTGTTCGGGATCGAGCCGAAGGTGGCGCTGCTGTCGCACTCCAACTACGGCAGCCACCTCGACGGCAGCGCGGGCAAGATGCGCGAGGCCTTCGAGATCATCCGCCGCCGCGCACCCAAGCTGGAGGTGGATGGCGAAATGATGGCCGACACCGCCTGGGACGAGGCGCTGCGCCTGCGCATGTTCCCCAATACCACGCTCAAGGGCCGGGCCAATCTGCTGGTGATGCCGAACCTGGACGCCGCCAACATCGCCTACAACCTGATCCGGGTCGCCACCGGTGGCGTGGCCATCGGCCCGATCCTGATGGGCCTGGACCAGCCTGCGCACATCCTGACCCCGGCGTCGTCCTCGCGCAGGGTGGTCAACATGACCGCGATCGCTGCCGTGGATGCGCAAATCCGTGGCGAAATGCGCGCGCGCACGGGTTGA